In the Pogona vitticeps strain Pit_001003342236 chromosome 2, PviZW2.1, whole genome shotgun sequence genome, AACTCAGCTAATGCAAACACCAATTAGATTTCGAAGTTTAGAAGCATAATCATCATCTGCTGCAATAAAAGCAGGTGGTGTCACTTGTTTGTTCGGCCTCTAGCCAATTTTAGTGAATATATGTATTATGCTAAGTGTTTTTCTCACCTAGGGAAAAACAAATATAACTGCAACCATGTGCACAcctgagttttcttttctctacaTAAAAGGACATTAACTCCACATTGCAATATAGCAAATCAAAGGCAGTATGCTGCCTGAAGATTCATTTGATATTCAATTTGTGGAAGGATTGTAAAAAgattgtaattgtaattgtaattgcatttaaattgttgtaagccgcccagagatctttggtagtgtgggcggcatgtaagttaaataaaataaaataaacaaaactccCAAGAGTATCATCCTGTGGctttaaagcaaagcagaaagaaaagccACTAGAGTTCTTCCCTAACTGGAAGGCCTCCATTGTGGGCCTGCTCTTGCACTGGTTGCAAGATCAGTATGTAACTGGTCATGTGACTGGGAGCCTGCTGGACCAGGAAGGATGCTTATACAACTTCCCTTCCACTCCACttttaggcaacaggatactagcccaAGGCAGTTACAGTACTTTCCCTTTATTTTCTACACAAGGGAACTAGAGTAGGAATGGATGAGAAGAGAACGCTTCTAGAGCACCTCAGAAGTGAAAAATCTGGATTATTCTGCCTGATTGAGGCACAATAAAAAGCCTCCTTTATAAAGCCATCCACATGGATTTGGATTCAGCCCAGGCTAGCCTAATTATTTTCAGGTAATGCAGATAATGCATACATGATGTCACTGTGATAAGCAGAAGTGAGACTACATTGTCAAGTTTCCTTCTCCAGCCTCTTCCATCCTTCTCACACCAATCACAATATCCAAAACAAATATGATAGTGCCAAGCTGCCAGCCGGGTAACATCTGGCTAGTTACTGCATGAAACAGAGTACTGTCTTAGATGAACTTCTGCATGTCGCCATTAAAGCAGTTCTTATATTCTTGTATGATCAAAACTTCAGAAAACCAGTCTGATTTTATGACACCAATGATCTAGTACAATGCTTCAGGTACCAGATATGAAACAAAACCAGGTTAAACTGTAGAAAGCTCAAGCAAGTATCTCATATGATAAGCACAATGTAGTCACAAGAGGCTACATTCTGgatctggactcctagcaggggcaaccaaggcagaatggtcaaagctCAGACACCAAACTATCTGAGCTTCCACTCTCTTTATGATTGAAGGACACATCAGTAGAAGAGAAGCAATAGTTTCAGAGGTGATGGAGACAAAGAAACGCCTGACAGGCAGCTACTGCACAGCAGCAGGAGTGTGTGGTGACAATGGCAGAGAATTTTCCGCAAACAATGTCAGTGACACTAATACTGGTTAAGATGTTCAGGAGACCATGTCAGAGTATTTTATGCCTTGAAACCCTACAATAATGAGACAattcaaaacacaacaaaatataGCAATGGAAGTCGAGACTGCTGGGTTGGAAGGGACTCAATAGCTACTGAGGAAAGCAAAGTACAAGTACAAATAGCGTCATTGCTAATGAAGCAACTGAATTAAAGTTTAATTGGCAGAAATATATaattaccataagtcagaagtgacttgaccgcacataacAATAACTAGTGGAAGAagccaaacaaaagcaaatggACTGTATTGTGCACCAACATACAGCTTTTTCATGACAAACCAGGCTGCACCAGAAGACAGTTCTTAAAATTAATGTGTATGGTGActggaaaacttttaaaaattgctatgtGAAGTAAATTTTAGAGGGGCAGCTGTGCTATCTTGTAATCTAACAGAAACCTCTTTCAGTCTGGTGCCTCCAGATTTGTTCAACTTCCTATAATAGTAGAAGTGATTCATTCCTCaatagagatggggttattcgtataaccccgcacaggtggaaataatccacaatggattagccactctgcgacctggcagaggcTTATCATCCCGCCTCCTGTCAGGAGTGGGTAATTGACTGCGGACAACGGAgtgataggaagcctctgtggagccGGTGGCAACAgtgaaatcgtgagtggaccgtctggccccatggggctggatgctCATTATTTCCACCGtgctgggatatttgtattcaatactcccatctctattcctgagtACTGAATACATGACTGTTACAATAACACACCTAAGGAGTGATAAATGCTTTCAGCAGTGATGCAGACACTCCTTGTCTCCAGTGTGAAGTAAGCCATTGTTCCCTTTTCACAGACAGGAAACTGAAATTGAGAAGCACTGATTTTGTCATGACCACTGCTTCTCAAACTACACACAATAACCAAACACATGGACAAGGCCTCTAGGAAGATGTTACAGCGTCACAAAGAGACCCCGGGCCTCCAAATCATCCAGGTGTAGTTTGAGGCTGACACTCACTTGTGACAAAACCTGAGAAGGTCATGTTGATCCAGCCACCAATAAGTATCATAGGCAGCACATttgttacatttcctttcatcataTCCGTCAGCATGGTAGGATCTGCAAAGCAAACACAGTTCAGGTGAACACCTAATAGGCACTACCTGCACTCTTGGGTATTTTAATGGACTTGTTGTACAGGTCTCTTCAAGTCTCCAACCCAAGACTATATTCTGCTGCTGAGAATGCTGTGACTGAGTTAAATCCTGCAACAGTCCAAACTACAGTAGATCTACTGAAAGCGATGAAATGTATACTACCTGTGATGgataagttccattaattttgACCACTGTAGTTCAAATTCACATAGAATTTAGCCATTTAGGATATGTAAAATATCCTAAATGGCTAAATACCTTTTGTACCCCAAGCTACTACTCATGAACTAGTGCCTGTTCTTACTGTTCCTAAGCTCAGAAGATCTTGTTTATGTTTCTGAAGGTAACAAAACATGTACGTCTTAATTTAGACCTTCTAAGGACACCTTTTTACATACCTGTCATGGGTGAAGGTGGCACTACCTTCCTTTTAGTTTTCTTGAAGAACCCATCATCAGGATTATTAAAGTAATACTTGCGCATCAGAAATGACTGGAAAAAAGGGCAAATTCTAATGATTAAGGCAATTGGACATGGGTTTTTAAATCTAAAGACAATGCACTTCTCTATAAAAGAGCCAGTGAAACTGGTGGCTAACATTTGTACTTCAGACTAACCATTCTGATTTCAAGGAAAGCAACAACAGTAATACATCTCAAGTTCTGGATCAACAGAGAGAATCAACAGAGCCCAACACAGAAGTCCTTCTGTGTTATATATAAATTTTAACAAAATACACTTACTCTATGATGCTGTATTTctaacaataataattatgtttcatcaagtcaattctaacttatggcaaccctttctagggttttttaggtagagagtactcagcagtggtttaccatgtCTTTGCTCTGGGAATACTctggactgtgaagcttgcctaaggctacataggttggttcttctccttagcacagtggggaattgacctACCAACCTCTGGTACcaacacagccagacagctaactcactgaactatccagccagttattTGCCTTCCATTTGAAATCTTCTTGTGCTCTCCACACTATAAtactgaaaagaaacaaagagaatcTAAGAGTAACATTTTATGCTTCCGAACAGATAGCTTCTTGTGCTAACAATCAAAAAGCACTATATTGCTATTCTGTCCTTCCCTTCCAAACAGGTTTCTTCTGTTGTGGAAAACACTAGAGGATTACAATTGGAAGGCAATGTCTTTGGAATCCCCTGTAAAATTATATGAATGAGGCACAGAGGCGGACTTATTTGGAGACAATCATCTTAGCTATCAGTCCAATTTACATAACGTCTCCAAACAAATGCTTTATTGGGCACTGCCACCAGAAAGGGAAACAGAAGCCTTACGGATTAATTTTCTAAAGTAAATCCTGCCTTCAGTGCATTAACACAGATGTAGAAAAACTGGTAACCTAAATGTTTCAGAATTCCCGTATCTCAGTCAGTGTAGCCGGAGGTTATgacaactgtagtccaaaacatgaaGAGGCACAGGGCTGTGAACTCCTTTGACAAAACACCCACAGGCATCAAAACTGACTATGCACGTACACTACTTCATTTTCATCTCAACAGAACTGCTCCAGTCTGTTTGCACAAATGTGTTTACAATGTGCATTCCAGATCGTAATGAAGACTGACATTCCAGGTCTTAGAAAAATTAGTATGTCTTCATGATGCATACCAAAAACTCTTGTCACCTGTGAATATTCTCTACATACGGAAACATACCTGCTTTGGaatgtattttccattttctctgaGGACTCTACTTCGAATTAGAACTTGACTGCAAGAAAGGAATTTATTATAAGATACTCCAGCACAAGCTCTGTTAATATCTGCACCACTTTCATCTACCAAATATTAGCTACAAAGGTTGTTTTGGAACCCATTCTTCCCATAACGCGAGACTACATACTAATAAGAACAGATTTTATTCTTTAACCCAATGGCAGAGTCAGACACTCAGTCTTCCATGCTTTCTGTGCAAGAGAACAAAAGGATGCTTCACACCTGAAGAGTGGCACAGCCGTTATGAGCAGACAGCCATTCTGAAAGAGGACATTTTTTATTTAACTAGCCAGAAAGCAGTAAAGTTGTACAGACAGATTAATGTATGGAACAACTACCCAATGCATGCATTTTCTGTGGGACAGTATGTAACATCACAAGTAGGCAATTTGAAACAATTAGGGGATCACTTCTCGCTTCCTGTAACCACcattttttttagatttttgACACATTCATAGTGGATGCCCGACACTGCTTTGGGGGAGAAAGTTGGTGTGGTTGGGTAGgattgcctttttttgttttgctaaaatattttcacagtgtAGAGTGCTGTCTGGAGGCATATTCAGGCCTTAGTGGCCACTCTTTGCCCACACTTGCATTACAGTgtagagtggtgccccgcttgactatTACCCCGGTAGACAACGAAATCGCTTGTTGATGACATTCCAGGTCTTAGAAAAATTAGTATGTCTTCATGATGCATACCAAAAATTCTTGTCACCTGTGAATATGATGgttcaaatgggtttttttcgctttacgacgatcggttcgctgcttcagaaaccgattttttgcttcacgatgattttaaaacagctggtcggcggctctcaaaatggctccccgctgttttgctgacctcatttcacaagacagggagcggaaaatgacagccctatggaggatcttcgctgcacaatcaggtatttctcccattggaatgcattgaccagttttcaatgcatttcaattgttttccccccctgcttgacaacaatttcgctgtacagcgattttgctggaattcATTATCGttatcaagcggggcaccactgtatacgtatTTCCCCATAATTAAATAAACTCCTTATAAATAAACCAGGTCATATTTATTAgaagtggtctatcgactagataggcgggatatgaataaaataaataaataaataataaataataataaatagaagtATTTATAAATAACTTTTCTACTCATGAGGATCCCCAAAGAGATGTTCAATAAAATTAATGCACAAAAATGAAATGGAGGCAGAGTCCTTATTAACAgactaaaaacaaaaaataatttaataagcTGTATGACACAAATGGCAATGGAATTTTAAACCCAGGTTATTAAAGCAAACTAATTTCACTGGCTGAAGGAACAATTTCTTATCCCTGTCTCATCTGCCATGCTCTtgtaatcagaaaaaaaatatatatgacagATCAGTGAGCATTTGCAAAGTTTGAATCAGTAGATAGCCTAAACACAGAAGTCAAAACATGCAAGAAGTGCTATGTACATCTGTAAGTGTTTCCTTCTCCATCCTTCCAATTATTTCTCCTTCTGTATTATGCCTTTTGGACTGCAAGACTGTGGGTAGTTACTCTCTTTATTTAAGATATGCTGGGAGCCATTTTATGGGAAGAATGGGGTAAAAATTGTGTCCAAATAATCTAGAAATCTCAATAATACAAATATCTTGTCATGAATTTTAGCCCCAAAGCGGCAATTAATTAAGTTTATGGAGCATAATGTTATGAATTTTTGTCGATCCAGCTGACAGGAACCAGTAGCCGAGGTTCCAACTGTCTGACCTTTCAAGAAATGTTCACAGTGCTCCAGCTGAAGCAAGCTGAGAGACCCTTTGGCCATAGGCATATCTACCATCTGGACAATGAGGAGCAAAGTTGGTACCAGGATTACATCAAAAGTACAATACATGCACAAACAGAGCCAAACTGTTACAGTGAAGCAATTGCATTTAGAAATATTTGTTGAATGCTAGACACTATCACCACAATATAATATCAAGTTCTACAGACTGTAATTATTATTGGACAACTGCCAGCTGTTTAGCTGGAAGCATCTCTTACCTGTCAGACACTTGCTCCTGAGTAAGCTTTTTGTCACTCTGGAGCAGGATGGACACATAGTGGCGAATCATCCCAACAAAGAAGGTTATAAAGACTATCGGAAGCACCACCCATAGTCGAATATTAGAATCCAACAACAGCTCTGGTTCACTCATTGCTTAAATGTAATTCTGGTCATGTACAACAACTTCGGTTTCTAACacctaaaaaaatcacaaaatatgaCATAAAAACTGATAAATATTACATAAAACTAGACACTTGTGGTTTGCCTTTAACTTTCCTGAACACTGGACTAGCTGGTGTAGTATCAATcgtgttattgttttaaattatggTTTCCAACATTTTTTAGGTCATAGACCTCACGGAAAATCTAATGAAGTGTATGAATCCCCTCCTGAAAGTGAAACAACATATGAATAGTCTGAGATAATATAAATATGAATAGTCTGAGATAAACATATTTTTACAAAGACATTTCCCAAACCAGCACAAATAGAAGGAAAACATTCTTGCCCTTAGTTCACAGAACCCTTGTAGTCCACCCACAGACTCTTAAAGAATTAGTCCTAGATGTCCATAGCCCAGAGATTAAAAACTGTCTTAAAAGATGTTTCCCATTCCAGACCACCAAATTTCCACAGAACACAGTGACCTTTCTAAATCTAGTACAGTAGTCACTCTTCAtttccttctatttttaaaaacaagaaaactatAGCTGGTATGGGGAAACAGAAGACACTTGGGTCATGAAAGGCCACCTTCTAGTTCATCTTCATGGAAACTTGAAGGCTGGAGAAAATGCCACCCTGGGCAGTGGGGTAGAGGATGAGGTGCGGTGGGAGAGGAGGAAGCAAGAAAGCTGGGAATATCATTAAGAAGCCAGCCAGCCTTCATCTGAAAGGAAACTCTGCCCCCCAAACTTATTtcgagtaaaaaaaaaaaccctcagaggcAGGACAAAGGAAATCCTACAGACCAGCGGGCATCAGCTCCCACTCCTTTGCCATGAAATACCCCACAACCAGGCTCCAGGCGCCCGGAATGACGGCGAGGGGCTTCTAGGGTCCCGCAGGACTGAACCCCCAACGCCGCCCCCCCCGCTCCCGTCCTGACAGTTAACCACTGGGGGACAGAGAGAAGAGGGGCTCGGTGACGACGTCCCCTTAAACCCCGTAGCCAGGGCAACGCTGCGTCTCTCcagagacagaaaggaaggagcctctcccccccccccctccgccaggTCGACACGCGCCCAAGCCCTACAACCCGACGttaccccccccctccccttaccAGCACCGGCCTGGTCCCGCTCTCCTCCCCCCGCCGCCTCTCCTATTTCCGGAAGCGTCGCGTGACGGCTTCGCAAGTCGCCCGGCAGCCGCGGCGCCACGTGCTCCGTGAGGTCATCGCCAGGCGCCCCGTGTCGGCGCTTGGCGGGATCATTTGAGcgcgcgagcgagcgagcgagcgaaagAAGTTGGAGGGAAACGTCGGCGAGGTGTTTGTGCTTCGCTTCCAGGGTAAGGGCTGAGCCGGCAGAGCAGACGTGGCGCCTCTGCGAGAAGAAGTGGCACCAGAGAAACATTTCCTTcggggtttgtttgtgtttttcttttttgctaggAGCTCGTCTGTCCAGCAGGGTCGAGGCAGGACGCTGTTGTATCTTAAGAGCTGCTGAAGTGGAGGGAGCCCGCCTGCCCGCCTCTTGCTGGTTATTTTTAGTCCTGTGGTCTTGCTTGTCCGAGAGAGCACGCCCCAGTTTAACCAGTTGGAGCTGACTGGACTGAAAAGGCGCACTGGGTGAAGATGTACGGAGGCAGCTGTTGTAACACATGTTGTCTTCCACTTTCTCATACTCTGAGGCGGACCTTTGGCGCCCTCTTCCAACATGGGGGccgtgcttttgttgttgttttttttttttttaattgttggctTGACAGCTCACTATTTCTTCGGTTGGTGGAAGTTCTTTCTCAATAGGCCAGATGTTGTCTGGTGACAGATGTAACAAAATGAAAGCGATTCAAAGTCCAGCAAAAGCAACCCCGATAAAAACAAACCCAACTAGCGAACTGAACTGAAAATTAACTACCAGAGATACTTTTGGTAGAAGGGGAACGTTGTTGTCATTCTCTCTGTGTGGTCATCAGAGAAAGAGAACAGGGATCTGGCACCTTGTTGTGGAGAAGGAAATTTTCTCATAATTCTCCGTACATAGCAATCTTTAGGTTCCCCCATTCCTTTGATTTTCTTTCCACTTGATCTCTGCATgtgtttttggttgttttttaaaaacaagccaaAGGCACACATGGCTCCATCTTCTCTTAGGTCAGTgttcttggaaaaaaatgttgagtatatttatttaaaaataaattactgtacatTGCATCCATCAGTCTGTGGTCAAGTAAGTAGAAATTCATTGCAACCAGGTTATCAAGTGAAGCATCTTGGTCTTTGCAGTTTCACAAGGACTATTACTGTTAGAAGAAGCTTTACCTCTTTTGCTTCCATGTCAGATCATATACTTGATATTATCTGCAGTCAGAGTAGGTAAGAATGAAAGTGCCACAGTATCAGGAGGAAAGTTAAATACTGTAATTCCTGAAGACTGTTTCACTGGCATTAATTATTTAATGCATCAATACTACCTTACAAGAATTCTAGAAAATATGTAATCTGTTTTCACTTTTTACCACTGGTAATCAGACAGGGTAAGACTGAGTTACAAATGCCTAAAAGCCTATTAAAGAGCCAAGGGAGAGAATCCCAAAACAGCCCCATAAGGATTTAGGGACATTCTGTATTGGCGATAGAAATAAAAAATCTGAGAGAGGGAATAGAATGGAATTACCCGcaaaaaggttggaaaccataaTTTTAAACCATAACTTGAATGATACTACACCTGCTAGTCCAGTGTTTCAGAAGTCAAAGGCAAACCACAATGATGTTTTTATTCctattttgttaatttgttttttttttatgttacttgttgtaaaccgcccagagtggccttggctgccagatgcgcaatatagaaatcaaataaataaataaaagaaatgtctCAGTAGCAATTTAATGggataaaaaaaatctccacctGAAATTAATGTGAACAGATTAGGCTTTCAAGCAGAGTAATAGTTATCTAAACTAGTTAAGTCTTTTCTAGTATTCTAGAAAAATTCTCTTATCTGAATTTTAATATAGCCAGAATTGAACAAATTAAGTCTAAACCCTGCCCCCTTATGAAGCAAAGGAGACCAGACCCGTGTGCCGTCCTCTAGGCCAACTGACGTGCAGAGCGAGAGCGGTTGCGTGGAGGGCGTCCTTGTCAAGATAGAACCTGAGGAAGCAGTTCCTAGAAGAGCCACGGAAGTGTGTCTagtagaggaaggaggggaggagctagacctGATTCTATGGGAGGAGATAAAGGGTGGGAGAAAAGGCGCGCGAGTTTAGTTGGGTGGGAGTCGGAGCTTTGGGGAATACGAAAGACCGAGGGGTGCAAACCGAACCCATGCTCGGAGGAGAGACTCCCACGGGACTTGCTCAAGCGTTTCCTAATTTGCAGTGGGGGAGTGGATTATTGCCGGAACCCTCGGCGGCTGGGATTGCTGGAAAAGGTTTGGACCCCCTCGAATGGACCGTGGTTGTGTATCCCCGCAACCATCCTGGTGGGAGGAGAGTGATCAAGCCTGGTCCCTCTTTCCTCCAGAagcctccggagggagattgggcccgccacccatgTTGTGGCACGGTCTGCGCCGTGAGGAGTACCCCTCTGAGGCCGTTGACAGATCGCGAGCGTTTCGGCCCGGCCCCCTTCTATTGAATGATGCAACTTTGCCAAATGTTAAAGTGAAAAAGTACAAGTTGTTGCCTGAGTTGAATCTAATGGATCCCTTTGACTCCGTTGAGTTGAATGCTGTTAAAAATAAAGACGTTATTATTGAAAGTTCAGATCAGCCTCCGACtctctttcccgcctttaccaccagcGCACCCCCGGCTAGGGAGGAATCCCGTGACACCCCTGAAAGCCTTCCCCAACAGTCTAGTGGGAACTACACATGCTCTCTCAACTTGGGATGTTGACTAGTtgatgaggaaagaaagaagaaaacaaggaaTGGCACAGCTAGAATCTTATACAAAAGTGCTCCCTACTATATTTTATTGCAGTGTCCCACTTATGAGAACTATGCCTAAAACTAGTACCTTATGTTCTGACTTACCAGATTATTGTAGCAGATTTTTGTTATTCACATGTTAAGGCATCTTTCAAGTAGGTCAGCTTCTGACTTTTGGAGCagtattttaatttcctttcattGCCAAATTGTTTGCAAAGTCTTAAAAACATCTCTTTATAACCAGCTTCTAATACTCTCTCCTCCCATATTCATATAATAGGCTGTATCAGGACCTGTTGCCATGACTTCAAAACGGAAATCACTGAGATCGGATGCTTGTGGTGAAGATCTGATAGAAGAATTACCGAGTATGTAAGCAAAGAACCTTATACAGTGCAAGCAGAACGCAAGGGCAGGCAAAAAAGAAATTCTGTGTGGTTTACCCTCACTGCTGCTAGCCCCTTTCCCTCTGTAGCCCTGAGCACTGAATACATGAAACTACCATAAGTAGAACATTCCTGAGGCAatcattctctaaataaaaaaattcaaataatgtCTCCCAAGTGTGATATCTTTATTATTAATCAGTGTTTCAAGTGGTTAACAAAGCACCATAGAAGGCCAAGAAAAGACCTGTTGTAGGACTAGAGACAAGAagattccttttttggactacatttctcaCTGACCATGGTGGCTAAGTATTCTtaggaaatatacagtggtgcctcgctagacagttaccccacatgacagttttttcgctagacattggctttttgagatcactatagcgattcacaaaacagcgattcctatgggggaatttcgctggacaatgtttggtccctgctttgcaaaccaattttcgctagacaatgattttgacagctccctccgcgctcgcaaaaggtgttttcgggacctaagcttcgtaagacagctatttaaatagctgattggcggttcgcaaagcagctttcctataaattataattgtaattataattgtaaatactgaaaaattttatgattttatatgtatatattaatgtgttttaattgtaagccgccccgagtagacattgtctagaggggcggggtaaaaatccaataaataaataaataactttcccgtggccgatctttgctagacaatgatgattcttccccattggaacacattaaaggggtttcaatgcattccaatggggaaatgcttttcgctagacaatgatttcgctaaacagtgatttcagtggaacggattatcgtctagcgaggcatcactgtatgtctCTCAAATTAGATATAAGGGATGTTATATATATctttagatagatagacagacagacagacaaaggtctgcatagacaaagctatggtttttccagtagtgttgtatggaagtgagagctggaccataaagaaggctgacctccgaagaattgatgcttttgaattgtggtgctggaggagactcttgagagtcccctggactgcaaagagaacaaatctatccattctgaaggaaatcaaccttgagtgctcactggaaggacagattctgaagctgaggctccaatactttggccatcttatgagaagagaagactccctggaaaagaccctatgtTTAGAAAGTgctggcaagaggagaaggggacgacatatatacaacacacacacacatatacgcacaacacacacacacacacacacacacatatatatatatacacaacacacacacatatatatacaacacacacatatatatgtgtgtgtgttgtgtgtgtgtatgtgtgtgtgttgtatatatatgtcgtccccttctcctcttgcctgcacatatatatatatataaatcatccCATATTTCTGATTTGAGGATTTCAAGGAAGAGTCAGGTTCAAGACATCCTAGAAGCATTAATCAGTTTAGTGTAATGAGAGGACATAACTCAGCCCCAATGTTAAGCTGTTTAAAGCCCATGGATTTTAGTTTATTTCTCTTCAGTTCATGATTTCTGTTCAGTTAATTTAATATTTAGATTTCCATTCACAGATGAATTACTGAAATACTTTGTAGATGGCAGCTTGCTTCATTAATAGTATCTGCTACCAACCCCTCTTAGAGATTGTCtagaacagcagtccccaacctttttggaactgtggaccggctggggggaatgcagtgggcatgtcacgcttgcacggggcgtgttgcacttgtggggggcgtgacacacccaccatggGTGTGTCACGCCCACTGCATGAGCATGACACACACCCCGTGCATGCATGGGGGGCGGAGATCTGTATCCGCGGCCCaattccggcaagcccacggacccaGGCTGTGGACTGGGAGTTGATGACCCCTGGTCTAGAATATAAAGTACAGTGATTTCACCATTCTGGGCCTCAACTGCTGATTGATAGAATTTGTCGATATGAAATTTCTCAGTTCAGACACTTGTATCAATAATTGCTCACAAAAATTACACTTGTATCTCTTACATAAGCAGTTTTTCTATCCTAGAAACAAAGAAGTCTCGGATTTTTGGTAAGAAAAGTTCTGTTCCCCAAGATGGAGTTGTGGAGAACAACACTGTGTTTGGACAACTTCTCAAGACAGCAGGGATTATCCTGAAAGCTGGAGAGAGGCAGAATGAAATTGGTATAAACTTTGATTCCTTGACAGATGCTATATCTAAAAGTTACactaaaaagaaatttagatttAAACATTTAGATTAAATTACAGATTAGTATTTTAAAGTCTAATCTGATCTTGCTAATCCTAGTTACACCGGTTAGCATTTCTGGAGAAATGCCATTCTCCAGAATTATAATAATGTTGTTCTTGTTGATTTGAATTTAACTAGCATTTCTCTTAGTGTGTGTCCAAATCAACAGAATGGTATGTAAGACCTCctagctcttttcttttttgcaatcaAGGCAGGCTTCTGCAAAGATTTATCAAACTCCTGGTAGTACCGCCACGCATGGTTGGTGGGCTGCCTTTAGCCTGGCGAGTTGCAAGCTGTGTGAGTCTTCTTTATTCC is a window encoding:
- the EMC3 gene encoding ER membrane protein complex subunit 3: MSEPELLLDSNIRLWVVLPIVFITFFVGMIRHYVSILLQSDKKLTQEQVSDSQVLIRSRVLRENGKYIPKQSFLMRKYYFNNPDDGFFKKTKRKVVPPSPMTDPTMLTDMMKGNVTNVLPMILIGGWINMTFSGFVTTKVPFPLTLRFKPMLQQGIELLTLDASWVSSASWYFLNVFGLRSIYTLILGQDNAADQSRVMQEQMTGAAMAMPADTNKAFKTEWEALELTDHQWALEDVEEELMAKDLRFEGMFKEELQTSMF